One Setaria italica strain Yugu1 chromosome I, Setaria_italica_v2.0, whole genome shotgun sequence DNA window includes the following coding sequences:
- the LOC101762889 gene encoding chitinase 6: MAANKLAAAAALLLVVLAVAAATPASAQKCGCATGLCCSRFGFCGTGNDYCGTGCQSGPCNMPATNNVSVASIVTPAFFDALLAQAAAGCEAKGFYTRDAFLAAAGYYPSFGRTGTADDSRREIAAFFGNANHETIRFCYVNEIDGPSKNYCDAGNTEWPCQAGKGYYGRGPLQISWNYNYGPAGQSIGFDGLGDPDAVARSAVVAFRAALWYWMNNVHEPLLASGGGFGATIRAINGALECGGKNPTAVNSRVGYYKQFCQDFGVDPGSNLTC; this comes from the coding sequence ATGGCAGCTAAtaagctcgcggcggcggcggcgctgctcctgGTCGTCCTGGCCGTCGCTGCAGCCACGCCGGCGTCGGCGCAGAAGTGCGGGTGCGCCACGGGGCTTTGCTGCAGCCGGTTCGGGTTCTGCGGCACCGGCAATGACTACTGCGGCACGGGGTGCCAGTCGGGCCCCTGCAACATGCCGGCCACCAACAACGTGTCCGTGGCCAGCATCGTCACGCCGGCCTTCTTCGACGCCCTCCTCgcgcaggccgccgccggctgcgagGCCAAGGGGTTCTACACCCGCGacgccttcctcgccgccgccggctactACCCGTCGTTCGGCCGCACCGGCACCGCCGACGACTCCAGGCGCGAGATCGCCGCCTTCTTCGGCAACGCCAACCACGAGACCATCAGGTTCTGCTACGTCAACGAGATCGACGGGCCGAGCAAGAACTACTGCGACGCGGGCAATACGGAGTGGCCGTGCCAGGCAGGGAAGGGGTACTACGGGCGGGGCCCGCTGCAGATCTCGTGGAACTACAACTACGGGCCGGCGGGGCAGAGCATCGGCTTCGACGGGCTCGGCGACCCCGACGCGGTGGCGCGCAGCGCCGTCGTCGCGTTCCGGGCGGCGCTCTGGTACTGGATGAACAACGTGCACGAGCCCCTACTCGCCTCCGGCGGAGGGTTCGGCGCCACCATCCGGGCCATCAACGGCGCGCTCGAGTGCGGCGGCAAGAACCCCACCGCCGTCAACAGCCGCGTCGGCTACTACAAGCAGTTCTGCCAGGACTTCGGCGTCGACCCGGGGAGCAACCTCACCTGCTGA
- the LOC101763299 gene encoding uncharacterized protein LOC101763299, protein MEFTFEDAEELCSLVSSQESLVDKKRRWLESMILKPGGCSSRVKRPKFLDEAYLPESYIRSGEISCEKVRASMEKSLSSESNGYTHHIVQDGLRLFDLQKKENEPFGPEYLGIIQTTISKLTYETLQSVACIVTRNKFSFDKTRLAMEKIVESHLPSYLAKLDHKELFYIFRNPCSYRSGSVRLVTPVSPQLLSAIHHALDGLDEMPMQPLVAMNRKIREKSCTPKFGFVARSSNRGHIIEIVRKRCNKILTELEEGNYLPKNLAKAMSVANLYKKQKLRSVDISQSEFFPFTKETISLQNDILNALWSLPKLRHDKRKLLRPILDQDSKVERTHLKAALRNYLTDCLFECDEGSLPDEALRAIAFINRTCGHQQVVLTEKRKEVEVDAVLNLSSHLQALAHCWVEECSCGEELISLGNDSCNEDNDFILSGTNYFNLSSVQQPMQEPCCSSNIGTDVVRECCWSETVGDMQNVSGAEDSGPKSEEMLRKSCLRTEDSGGIGHYSGNEAAGSGMGPYAEKSVNASHLKESRCSKINGICDETSIVAHKLIGQILDKWLLVNEVDEPSRSHLGSGLVSQSPQDDDKEPVNSTENLEGDIFTHAVERVLPNLPKSCIDKVKRLMS, encoded by the exons ATGGAGTTCACTTTCGAGGATGCAGAGGAACTTTGCTCGCTAGTTTCGAGTCAGGAATCCCTCGTCGACAAGAAGCGGAg GTGGCTGGAGTCGATGATCCTCAAGCCGGGTGGTTGCAGCAGTCGTGTGAAGCGACCGAAGTTTTTGGACGAGGC GTACTTGCCTGAGTCATATATCAGGAGTGGAGAA ATATCTTGCGAGAAAGTGAGAGCTAGCATGGAAAAAAGTTTGAGTTCAGAGTCCAATGGCTATACCCATCACATAGTTCAGGATGGTCTCCGGCTTTTTGACttacagaaaaaggaaaatgaaccATTTGGTCCAGAATATCTGGGTATTATTCAGACCACAATAAGCAAACTAACTTATGAAACACTTCAATCAGTGGCTTGCATTGTCACCCGTAACAAGTTCAGTTTTGACAAGACTAGGCTGGCAATGGAAAAGATTGTAGAATCTCACCTTCCAAGTTACTTGGCAAAATTGGATCACAAAGAGTTATTCTATATTTTTAGAAATCCATGCAGCTATCGATCTGGTTCTGTGAGGCTTGTCACACCTGTTTCACCGCAACTTTTGTCAGCTATCCATCATGCTTTGGATGGACTTGATGAAATGCCCATGCAACCTCTTGTTGCAATGAATAGGAAGATTAGAGAAAAATCATGTACCCCAAAATTTGGGTTTGTTGCTCGCTCTTCCAATAGAGGGCATATTATCGAAATAGTGAGGAAAAGATGCAACAAGATTCTAACAGAGCTTGAAGAAGGTAATTACCTGCCAAAGAATTTAGCAAAGGCAATGTCAGTAGCGAACCTATATAAGAAGCAAAAGTTGAGAAGTGTGGATATTTCACAATCAGAGTTCTTCCCCTTTACAAAAGAAACGATATCGTTGCAGAATGATATCCTGAATGCTCTTTGGTCACTTCCAAAACTCAGACATGACAAGCGAAAATTGTTGCGCCCCATCCTGGATCAAGATTCTAAAGTTGAAAGGACACATTTAAAAGCAGCCTTGAGGAACTACTTGACAGATTGTTTGTTTGAATGTGATGAAGGTAGTTTACCAGATGAGGCCCTCCGAGCCATAGCCTTTATAAATCGGACTTGTGGACACCAGCAAGTTGTGTTAACAGAAAAGAGGAAGGAGGTCGAGGTAGATGCTGTCTTGAACTTAAGCAGTCATCTCCAAGCTTTAGCACATTGTTGGGTAGAAGAATGCTCATGTGGTGAAGAGTTGATTAGCTTAGGGAATGATAGCTGCAATGAGGATAATGATTTCATACTTTCTGGGACCAATTACTTCAATTTAAGCTCCGTGCAGCAGCCGATGCAAGAGCCTTGTTGTTCCAGTAATATAGGCACTGATGTTGTGAGAGAGTGTTGTTGGAGCGAAACTGTCGGAGATATGCAAAATGTCTCTGGAGCTGAGGATTCTGGTCCCAAATCAGAAGAGATGCTTAGGAAATCATGTCTAAGAACTGAAGATTCTGGAGGCATTGGGCATTATAGCGGCAATGAAGCTGCTGGCAGTGGGATGGGGCCCTATGCAGAGAAGTCTGTTAATGCTAGCCACTTGAAAGAGTCAAGATGTTCAAAGATTAATGGGATCTGCGATGAAACATCAATAGTGGCCCATAAGCTTATTGGGCAGATTTTAGATAAATGGTTGCTCGTGAATGAAGTGGATGAACCCTCTAGAAGCCATCTTGGAAGTGGATTGGTTTCTCAAAGTCCCCAAG ATGATGATAAAGAGCCTGTGAATTCAACAGAGAATCTAGAAGGTGACATTTTTACTCATGCTGTGGAACGTGTGTTGCCTAATTTGCCAAAAAG TTGCATAGACAAAGTCAAGAGGCTAATGAGCTGA
- the LOC101761134 gene encoding B-box zinc finger protein 25, translated as MKIQCDACEGAAATVVCCADEAALCARCDVEIHAANKLASKHQRLPLEALSARLPRCDVCQEKAAFIFCVEDRALFCRDCDEPIHVPGTLSGNHQRYLATGIRVGAASTCSAGGCDAHDSDHHAPPKATVEPPPQPAVSAEAQQVPSPPQFLPQGWAVDELLQFSDYESGDKLQKESPLGFKELEWFADIDLFHDQAAPKAGRTLAEVPELFGSQAASDAAYYRPSKAAGAGAGVRQSKKARIEVTDDEEDYLIVPDLG; from the exons ATGAAGATCCAGTGCGACGCGtgcgagggcgcggcggccacGGTGGTGTGCTgcgccgacgaggcggcgcTGTGCGCGCGTTGCGACGTCGAAATCCACGCCGCCAACAAGCTCGCCAGCAAGCACCAGCGCCTCCCGCTCGAGGCGCTCTCCGCCAGGCTCCCCCGCTGCGACGTCTGCCAG gagAAGGCGGCCTTCATCTTCTGCGTGGAGGACCGGGCGCTCTTCTGCCGGGACTGCGACGAGCCCATCCACGTCCCCGGCACGCTCTCGGGCAACCACCAGCGCTACCTCGCCACCGGCATCCGCGtcggcgccgcctccacctgcagcgccggcggctgcgACGCCCACGACTCCGACCACCACGCCCCGCCCAAGGCCACCgtcgagccgccgccgcagcccgccgTCTCCGCCGAGGCGCAGCAGgtgccctcgccgccgcagTTCCTGCCGCAGGGCTGGGCCGTCGACGAGCTCCTCCAGTTCTCCGACTACGAGTCCGGCGACAAG CTGCAGAAGGAGTCGCCGCTCGGGTTCAAGGAGCTCGAGTGGTTCGCCGACATCGACCTCTTCCACGACCAGGCGGCGCCCAAGGCCGGCAGGACGTTGGCAGAGGTCCCGGAGCTCTTCGGATCCCAGGCGGCCAGCGACGCGGCGTACTACAGGCCGAGCAAAGCCGCTGGCGCAGGTGCTGGAGTGCGCCAGAGCAAGAAGGCTAGGATCGAGGTcaccgacgacgaggaggattACCTCATCGTCCCTGATCTTGGCTGA
- the LOC101761923 gene encoding uncharacterized protein LOC101761923 encodes MSYFQTTTCKPHCGLIVNRPIAGLGSTSQYPICSHALGFRKLQQKVYPRLVLIAASQKRLTPVCALSGKGNPDSADDPLMESLKKAMADAKKPRPIQDLLKEQMAKLREQASGGGGGNGNRRGGSGGSGGPEDESFKETLDEIVQVILATVSFILVYIHIIRGEELYRLARDYTRYLVTGKRTARLKRAMQKWHNFSERFMQKEGSEEDPYDRPAASKPTWWQQPQKFVHLMEELCRGNWRPHAQES; translated from the exons ATGAGCTACTTCCAAACTACAACTTGCAAGCCTCATTGTGGGCTCATTGTGAACAGGCCTATAGCAGGTCTTGGGAGCACCAGTCAGTATCCCATATGTTCACATGCTCTTGGATTTCGCAAGCTGCAACAGAAAGTGTACCCAAGACTAGTTCTCATTGCTGCTAGCCAGAAAAGGCTTACTCCTGTTTGCGCCTTAAGTGGAAAGGGAAACCCTGACAGTGCTGATGAT CCTTTAATGGAATCTTTGAAGAAAGCTATGGCTGATGCAAAAAAGCCTCGCCCCATACAAGACTTGCTGAAAGAGCAGATGGCTAAGCTGAGAGAACAAGCGtcaggtggaggtggagggaatgGAAATCGACGTGGAGGCAGTGGTGGTTCTGGTGGCCCAGAAGATGAATCGTTCAAAGAAACATTGGACGAAATAGTCCAAGTTATCTTAGCCACTGTTTCTTTCATACTTGTG TACATCCATATAATCAGAGGGGAGGAGCTTTACCGTCTTGCCAGGGACTACACCAGATATCTCGTCACTGGTAAGAGGACTGCCCGACTGAAGCGTGCGATGCAAAAATGGCACAACTTCTCTGAGAGGTTCATGCAGAAGGAAGGCTCAGAAGAGGACCCATACGACAGACCAGCTGCTTCAAAACCAACATGGTGGCAACAGCCGCAAAAGTTCGTCCATCTTATGGAGGAGCTTTGCAGGGGAAACTGGCGTCCACATGCCCAGGAATCTTAA
- the LOC101760446 gene encoding tRNA (guanine(37)-N1)-methyltransferase has translation MEKLDESKFEQRLELWALRIPRELASAVTRLLRSGYLLDKPRVKPVVEDPESDKNRLVVLSERIQKPDLSDMPQQMHDSLKQLCNVDVVPYALTLGYSYWSADHILKQILPAGVEVPSSFETIGHVAHLNISDDLLPYKDVIAKVIYDKNYPRIQTVVNKVGTITNEFRVPKFEILAGKNDMVTEVKQYGATFRLDYGLVYWNSRLEHEHIRLVSLFKKGDVICDMFAGIGPFSIPAAQKGCIVYANDLNPDSVHYLRTNAKINKVEDYIFSYNMDARVFMKSLMSVPGSETRSDSQVAADECYPEGGVPANEYSSSNGNHNDVQKDGQNSANDSSLASTTAKKRQQTSKEGEPDCQDGDASQTKQRNNKRVKGSGPPPTKPWEHIDHVLMNLPASALQFLDCFDGLVQKKHWTGSLPWIHCYCFIRSTESEESILSEAQNKLNAKIAEPIFHRVRDVAPNKAMYCLSFKLPMECLKDDTENHIQSVA, from the exons atGGAGAAGCTGGACGAGAGCAAGTTCGAGCAGCGGCTGGAGCTGTGGGCACTCCGCATCCCCCGCGAGCTCGCTTCCGCCGTCACCCGTCTTCTCCGCTCCGG TTATCTACTGGACAAGCCACGGGTGAAGCCTGTCGTTGAGGACCCCGAGAGCGACAAGAACCGGCTCGTCGTGCTGTCAGAGAGGATTCAGAAGCCCG ATTTGTCTGACATGCCACAGCAGATGCATGATTCATTGAAGCAACTATGCAATGTTGATGTTGTACCTTATGCATTGACCCTTGGTTATTCATACTGGAGTGCAG ATCATATTCTGAAGCAAATCCTCCCTGCTGGAGTGGAGGTACCCTCTTCGTTTGAGACAATTG GTCATGTTGCACATCTGAACATATCTGATGACTTGCTACCATATAAAGATGTCATAGCAAAGGTTATCTATGAT AAAAATTATCCAAGGATTCAGACAGTGGTGAATAAAGTTGGGACAATTACAAATGAATTTAGAGTCCCAAAGTTTGAGATCTTAGCTGGGAAAAACGACATGGTTACTGAAGTTAAACAATATGGTGCAACATTCAGGCTTGATTATGGTTTGGTCTACTGGAATTCAAGACTTGAGCATGAGCACATCAGATTGGTTTCCCTTTTCAAGAAAGGAGACGTTATATGTGACATGTTTGCTGGCATAGGTCCATTTTCTATCCCGGCTGCTCAGAAAGGATGTATTGTGTATGCAAATGACTTGAATCCAGACAGCGTTCATTATCTAAGAACAAATGCAAAGATTAACAAGGTGGAGGACTATATATTCTCCTATAACATGGATGCTAGGGTGTTCATGAAAAGTTTGATGAGTGTGCCTGGTTCAGAAACTAGATCAGACTCTCAAGTTGCTGCTGATGAATGCTATCCTGAAGGAGGGGTCCCTGCTAATGAATATTCATCTTCGAATGGAAATCACAATG ATGTTCAAAAGGACGGTCAAAACAGTGCAAATGACTCCTCTCTGGCAAGCACTACTGCCAAAAAGCGACAACAAACTTCAAAAGAAG GTGAACCTGATTGCCAAGATGGAGATGCTagtcaaacaaaacaaagaaacaacaagAGAGTAAAAGGATCAGGACCGCCACCAACAAAGCCGTGGGAGCACATTGATCATGTCCTGATGAATCTACCAGCTTCTGCTCTGCAATTCCTTG ACTGTTTTGATGGTCTTGTCCAAAAGAAACACTGGACAGGATCGCTACCTTGGATACACTGTTATTGTTTCATCCGATCAACTGAATCTGAGGAATCAATACTATCT GAAGCACAGAATAAATTGAATGCTAAGATAGCAGAGCCGATATTCCATAGGGTTCGTGATGTTGCACCAAACAAG GCCATGTATTGTTTAAGCTTCAAGCTACCCATGGAGTGTCTGAAGGATGACACTGAAAATCACATTCAATCAGTTGCCTAG
- the LOC101763704 gene encoding putative RNA-binding protein Luc7-like 2, which produces MDAIRKQLDQLMGANRNGDVREVSRKFYDRDVCRLYLAGLCPHDLFQLTKMDMGPCPKLHSLQLRKEYEEAKAKGTDNYDRELEETIERLIVECERKIQRALKRLEEDDAKAAIAISVTEVTQTKEVMELSKQIRQKMKDIDAFDLEGNTEGKIRATEELDKLKEQRAEEQAKMLLEAFNKDRASLINSIQNATQTTTPVPPAAPDARTQEMINEKLKKAEELGESGMIDEAQKLLDEAEALKKLSARPQSVPDSSKMTAHVQITDQKLRLCDICGAFLSVYDSDRRLADHFGGKLHMGYMLIRERLSELQEEKNKKRKLDRPEYDRRSRERSGERERASSRDHRRGDRSSSRDRDYDRRRSHDRYHDRERERESGRSRSYDSRSHRRSRSRSPRGSSRDYDRYGRHERRDRY; this is translated from the exons aTGGACGCCATCCGGAAGCAGCTCGACCAGCTCATGGGCGCCAACCGCAACGGCGACGTGCGGGAGGTCAGCCGCAAGTTCTACGACCGCGACGTCTGCCGCCTCTACCTCGCCGGCCTCTGCCCCCACGACCTCTTCCAGCTCACC AAGATGGACATGGGGCCGTGCCCGAAGCTGCACTCGCTGCAACTGCGCAAAGA ATATGAGGAAGCCAAAGCCAAGGGTACAGATAACTATGACCGTGAATTGGAAGAAACAATTGAACGACTTATTGTTGAGTGTGAAAGGAAGATTCAGAGAGCCCTTAAGCGCTTGGAGGAGGACGATGCTAAGGCAGCCATTGCTATATCTGTCACTGAGGTTACACAG ACTAAAGAAGTAATGGAGTTATCCAAACAAATTAGGCAGAAGATGAAGGATATCGATGCTTTTG ATCTTGAGGGTAACACAGAGGGAAAAATTCGGGCCACTGAAGAACTTGACAAGCTAAAAGAACAGAGGGCCGAAGAGCAG GCAAAGATGTTACTCGAGGCTTTCAACAAAGATCGTGCCTCTTTAATAAATTCTATTCAAAATGCCACTCAAACAACTACACCTGTCCCCCCTGCTGCTCCAGATGCGCGGACACAAGAAATGATAAATGAGAAACTGAAAAAGGCAGAAGAACTAG GTGAGAGTGGAATGATTGATGAAGCTCAAAAATTGTTGGATGAGGCAGAAGCGCTGAAGAAG CTGAGTGCCCGGCCACAGTCTGTTCCAGACTCTTCAAAAATGACAGCTCATGTCCAGATT aCTGACCAAAAGTTGCGCCTATGTGACATATGTGGAGCATTCTTGAGCGTATATGACAG TGACCGCCGTCTGGCAGATCATTTTGGAGGGAAACTTCATATGGGTTATATGCTCATACGTGAGAGATTATCTGAACTGCAG gaagaaaagaacaaaaagcGGAAGTTAGACCGACCTGAGTATGACAGAAG GTCCAGGGAGAGGAGTGGGGAACGTGAGAGGGCTTCAAGCAGGGATCACCGCAGAGGagaccgcagcagcagccgtgACAGGGATTATGACCGCAGAAGAAGCCACGATCGCTATCATGAcagggaaagagagagagaatctGGTCGATCTCGTAGTTATGATTCAAGGAGCCACCGCAGGTCACGTTCACGTTCCCCAAGGGGAAGTTCTAGGGATTATGATCGATATGG GCGTCACGAACGTCGAGATCGGTACTAG
- the LOC101761519 gene encoding eukaryotic translation initiation factor 2A: MASLPPALEILVREPDGFTLWSGPPYPPGTTSPTHRIPKTACSATSFSADGARLLATVASASATVYDCRTLAVVRRFELPGLLAAALSPTGAYLQTFQKSSSPQEKNVTVWHVDTAVALYQHYQKSMSKATWPMIQFSADESVGCRMMPNEIQFFDPKDFTKGVLSRIRMPGIAAMQLATAPGSHVAGFVPEAKGVPASVQIFSCNKDAQNQAVARRSFFRCSTVQLHWNKGSTGLLVLAQADVDKTNQSYYGETKLNYLTTDRAFEGIVPLKKDGPVHDVQWSSSGSEFAVVYGFMPAKATIFNKKCNPLLELGEGPYNTIRWNPKGRFIVLAGFGNLPGDMAFWDYSEKKLVAKTKAECSVTSEWSPDGRHFMTATTAPRLQIDNGIKIFDHNGSLQFKKMFERLYQADWKPEAPERFGDIADLTTSLSSLRIEETKKQASAQGSKSAQTSSKAPVSTASKPTAYRPPHAKGSAEVQNKLFGGLAPAGGEMSKNALRNKKRREKQKEKKAAEGSGSPADES, encoded by the exons ATGGCGTCTCTACCGCCTGCCCTCGAGATCCTAG TGCGCGAGCCCGACGGCTTCACGCTGTGGTCCGGCCCGCCCTACCCGCCGGGAACCACCAGCCCAACGCATAGGATCCCCAAGACGGCGTGCAGCGCCACCTCCTTCTCTGCCGACGGTGCCCGCCTCCTCGCGACGGTGGCCTCAGCCTCGGCCACTGTTTACGACTGCCGCACGCTCGCCGTCGTCAGGCGCTTCGAGCTCCCGGGCCTCCTCGCGGCCGCGCTGTCGCCGACGGGGGCGTATCTGCAGACCTTCCAGAAGTCGTCCTCGCCGCAGGAGAAGAATGTCACGGTCTGGCACGTGGACACCGCCGTCGCTCTCTACCAACACTACCAGAAAAGCATGTCTAAGGCCACCTG GCCAATGATCCAGTTTTCTGCGGATGAGTCAGTCGGTTGCCGGATGATGCCTAATGAGATACAGTTCTTTGATCCAAAAGATTTCACAAAAGGGGTTTTGAGTAGGATAAGAATGCCTGGCATAGCTGCAATGCAGCTAGCAACTGCACCAGGATCTCATGTTGCTGGATTTGTCCCAGAGGCTAAG GGTGTTCCAGCCAGTGTTCAGATATTTTCTTGCAACAAGGATGCACAAAATCAAGCTGTTGCTCGCAGGAGCTTTTTTCGGTGTTCCACTGTTCAATTACACTGGAACAAGGGGTCTACTGGACTACTTGTTCTTGCTCAGGCTGATGTAGATAAAACCAACCAGAGTTACTATGGTGAAACTAAGTTGAACTACTTGACAACTGACAGGGCCTTTGAAGGAATCGTTCCTCTTA AAAAGGATGGGCCAGTGCATGATGTGCAGTGGTCTTCTTCGGGCTCTGAATTTGCGGTGGTTTACGGAT TTATGCCGGCCAAGGCAACAATATTCAACAAAAAGTGCAACCCTCTTCTTGAGCTTGGTGAAGGACCTTACAATACCATAAGATGGAACCCCAAAGGACGAT TTATCGTGTTAGCAGGATTTGGTAATTTGCCTGGTGATATG GCATTCTGGGATTATTCAGAAAAGAAATTGGTTGCGAAAACAAAGGCAGAATGTTCTGTTACAAGTGAATGGTCCCCTGATGGTCGTCACTTTATGACTGCTACAACAGCTCCAAGACTCCAAATAGACAATGG GATAAAAATATTTGACCACAATGGATCTTTGCAGTTTAAGAAGATGTTTGAAAGGCTGTATCAG GCTGATTGGAAGCCTGAAGCACCTGAAAGATTTGGGGACATTGCTGACCTGACAACATCTTTGAGCAGCTTAAGGATTGAAGAAACAAAGAAGCAAG CTTCAGCACAAGGTTCCAAATCGGCACAAACATCAAGCAAGGCCCCTGTTAGTACAGCGTCAAAACCTACAGCATACCGTCCACCTCATGCAAAAGGTTCTGCAGAAGTTCAGAATAAG ctTTTTGGCGGACTTGCTCCTGCAGG GGGAGAGATGAGCAAGAATGCGTTGAGAAACAAGAAGCGCAGAGAGAaacagaaggagaaaaaggCTGCTGAAGGGTCGGGCTCTCCTGCTGATGAAAGCTGA